One genomic window of Vulpes vulpes isolate BD-2025 chromosome 11, VulVul3, whole genome shotgun sequence includes the following:
- the LOC112912101 gene encoding olfactory receptor 51G2-like yields MSVFNSSVLYPRFLLTGLSGLESRYSLISIPIFLVYATSIVGNITILVIIRTESSLHQPMYYFLSMLALTDLGLSTTTLPTMFSVFWFHAREISFNACLVQMYFIHVFSIIESAVLLAMAFDRFVAIREPLRYVTILTNGVIIGIGLAIAVRALALVFPASFLLKRLQYRPVNILSYPFCLHQDLIKTTVSSRWVSSIYGLMVVICSMGLDSVLLLLSYILILGTVLSIASKTERIKALNTCISHICAVLTFYTPMIGLSMIRRYGQNASPIVHVLMANVYLLVPPLMNPIVYSVKTKQIRDRILRKFKQQKA; encoded by the coding sequence ATGTCTGTCTTCAATAGCTCTGTCCTATACCCTCGCTtcctcctaacaggcctctcaGGCCTTGAAAGCAGATATAGCTTGATTTCTATCCCCATCTTCTTGGTATATGCCACCTCAATCGTAGGAAACATTACCATCCTAGTTATCATCAGAACTGAGTCTTCCCTCCACCAACCAATGTACTACTTTCTATCAATGCTGGCGCTGACTGATCTGGGCCTATCCACGACAACCTTGCCTACAATGTTCAGTGTCTTCTGGTTCCATGCCCGGGAGATCTCCTTTAATGCTTGCCTGGTCCAGATGTACTTCATTCATGTTTTCTCAATTATTGAATCAGCTGTGCTGTTGGCCATGGCCTTTGACCGCTTTGTAGCGATCCGAGAGCCCCTGCGCTATGTGACCATTCTAACCAATGGTGTGATCATTGGGATTGGGTTGGCAATTGCTGTAAGGGCCTTGGCTCTGGTTTTTCCAGCTTCCTTCCTCCTAAAGAGGCTTCAATATCGTCCTGTCAATATTCTCTCCTACCCATTCTGCCTACACCAGGATCTGATAAAAACAACTGTATCCAGTCGTTGGGTCAGCAGCATCTATGGCCTCATGGTGGTCATTTGCTCCATGGGACTTGATTCagtgcttctcctcctctcctatATCCTCATCCTTGGCACAGTGTTGAGTATAGCCTCCAAGACAGAGAGGATTAAAGCGCTCAACACCTGCATCTCCCACATATGTGCTGTACTCACTTTCTATACACCAATGATTGGGCTATCTATGATCCGTCGCTATGGGCAGAATGCTTCCCCAATTGTCCATGTGCTCATGGCCAATGTCTACTTGCTGGTTCCACCCCTCATGAATCCTATTGTCTACAGTGTCAAGACCAAGCAGATTCGTGACAGAATCCTCAGGAAATTCAAGCAACAGAAAGCTTAG
- the LOC112912088 gene encoding olfactory receptor 51L1, which translates to MPRVTMVVWNNNNTLEPIFILKGFPGLECVHSWFSIPFCLAYLVAFIGNVTILSVIWIESSLHQPMYYFLSILALTDLGMSMSTLPTMLAVLWLDAREIQASACYAQLFFIHTFTFLESSVLLAMAFDRFVAICRPLHYTTILNNSVIGKIGLACLLRSMGVVLPTPLLLRRYHYCHVNALSHAFCLHQDVLKLSCSDARISSVYGLCVVITTLGMDSVFILLSYVLILNAVLGIASHEERLKALNTCVSHICVVLIFFVPVIGVSMVHRFGKHLSPIVHIIMADIYLLFPPVLNPIVYSVRTKQIRIRIFHKLRLGRRL; encoded by the coding sequence ATGCCAAGGGTCACCATGGTGGTCTGGAATAACAATAACACTCTGGAGCCCATATTTATTCTGAAGGGATTTCCTGGGTTGGAGTGTGTTCATTCTTGGTTCTCAATCCCTTTCTGTCTTGCGTACTTGGTAGCATTTATTGGTAATGTCACCATCCTCTCTGTCATCTGGATAGAGTCCTCACTCCACCAGCCCATGTATTACTTTCTTTCCATCTTGGCACTGACTGACCTAGGCATGTCCATGTCCACACTTCCCACCATGCTTGCTGTGTTATGGCTGGATGCTAGAGAGATCCAGGCAAGTGCTTGCTATGCTCAGCTCTTCTTCATCCACACATTCACATTCCTGGAGTCTTCGGTGCTATTGGCCATGGCCTTCGATCGTTTTGTTGCTATCTGCCGTCCACTGCACTACACCACCATCCTTAACAACAGTGTAATAGGCAAGATTGGCTTGGCCTGCTTGCTAAGAAGCATGGGAGTTGTACTTCCTACACCTTTGCTACTGAGACGTTATCACTACTGCCACGTCAATGCCCTTTCCCATGCCTTCTGTTTGCACCAAGACGTTCTCAAATTGTCCTGTTCAGATGCCAGGATCAGCAGTGTCTATGGACTGTGTGTAGTCATCACCACACTGGGCATGGATTCAGTCTTCATACTTCTTTCTTATGTCCTGATTTTGAATGCTGTGCTGGGCATAGCATCTCATGAAGAGCGGCTAAAGGCACTCAACACATGTGTGTCCCATATCTGCGTGGTGCTCATTTTCTTTGTGCCAGTTATTGGGGTGTCAATGGTCCATCGCTTTGGGAAACATCTGTCTCCCATAGTTCACATCATCATGGCTGATATTTACTTGCTTTTCCCCCCAGTACTTAACCCTATTGTCTATAGTGTCAGGACAAAGCAGATTCGTATAAGAATTTTCCACAAGTTAAGACTAGGGAGGAGGCTTTAA